From Pseudomonas sp. StFLB209, a single genomic window includes:
- a CDS encoding phage portal protein, translating to MAKLLRANAHHGAIPKFKRNLLLREFIASEGCSAQTMSRAALDYNVFGESYFFKHCNAFGQCLELEHLMAINMRVKIDGGFVMLLPDNKELEFDEDEIVHIMDYDVEQNIYGIPDYLGGLQALLLNEAATLFRRRYYSNGAHAGYIFYTNDPDLSEKDEQELQAQIAGSKGVGNFRSMFVNIPGGHENAIKIIPIGDFQAKDELEKVKNITRNDIIAAWRMNPALAGIIPENSGGFGDIEKIDRVYTSNEIRPICQLFDEANEALREDRRFSWREPPKADGNTAT from the coding sequence AACCTGTTGCTGCGTGAGTTCATCGCTTCAGAGGGTTGCAGCGCTCAGACCATGAGCCGGGCTGCGCTCGATTACAACGTGTTCGGGGAGTCCTACTTCTTCAAGCACTGCAACGCCTTCGGCCAGTGCCTGGAGCTGGAGCATCTGATGGCCATCAATATGCGGGTCAAGATCGATGGCGGATTCGTGATGTTGTTGCCTGACAACAAGGAGCTGGAGTTCGACGAGGATGAGATCGTCCACATCATGGATTACGACGTGGAGCAGAACATCTACGGGATTCCGGATTACCTGGGAGGCCTGCAGGCTCTGTTGCTGAACGAAGCCGCAACGCTGTTCCGGCGCCGGTACTACAGCAACGGCGCGCACGCCGGTTACATCTTCTACACCAACGATCCCGATCTTAGTGAGAAGGACGAGCAGGAGCTGCAGGCGCAGATCGCCGGATCGAAGGGTGTTGGCAACTTCCGGTCGATGTTCGTGAACATCCCGGGCGGGCATGAGAACGCGATCAAGATCATCCCGATTGGGGATTTCCAGGCAAAAGACGAGCTTGAGAAGGTCAAGAACATCACCCGCAACGACATCATTGCAGCCTGGCGCATGAACCCCGCTCTGGCCGGGATCATCCCTGAGAACAGTGGCGGGTTCGGTGACATCGAGAAGATCGATCGCGTGTATACGAGTAACGAAATCAGACCGATCTGTCAGCTATTCGACGAAGCCAACGAGGCGTTGCGCGAAGACAGGCGTTTTAGCTGGAGAGAGCCGCCTAAAGCAGATGGAAACACTGCCACTTGA
- a CDS encoding ogr/Delta-like zinc finger family protein, which yields MRIDCTTCGHKGRISSRETITRTYVKLYCQCLDAKCGHTWVSNLSFDHTLRPSALHQEPHDAAHLAAQIRSLPADKQRELFDKLGTQRVA from the coding sequence ATGAGGATCGATTGTACGACGTGCGGACACAAGGGACGGATCAGCTCCCGGGAGACTATCACCCGCACATACGTGAAGCTGTACTGCCAGTGCCTGGACGCGAAATGCGGGCACACCTGGGTATCGAACCTGTCATTCGACCATACGCTGCGGCCTTCGGCGTTGCACCAGGAGCCACATGACGCCGCGCACCTGGCGGCGCAGATCCGGAGCCTGCCTGCAGACAAGCAACGTGAGCTGTTCGATAAGTTGGGTACTCAGCGCGTGGCGTGA
- a CDS encoding helix-turn-helix domain-containing protein: MRLSEQIGTRLREQRNLAGLTQDQMAERLKVSKRTQVNYESGSSDAPASYLALAATELGLDVPYIVCGPAEVPIAVSESGPITSVGERLREERERLGLSQEDLASTGGVGRNTQGGYERGVRNPDTAYLVAVATLGVDVAFVLTGFRPVSGLLPEEAKVIDQYRRITDFDRQAISRFLKAMADDADARGK; the protein is encoded by the coding sequence TTGCGACTTTCTGAACAGATTGGCACGAGGCTGCGCGAGCAACGGAACCTGGCAGGCCTTACTCAAGACCAGATGGCAGAGAGGTTGAAGGTGTCGAAGCGAACACAGGTCAACTACGAAAGCGGTAGTAGCGACGCTCCTGCGTCCTATCTCGCTTTGGCAGCGACGGAGCTTGGATTGGATGTGCCGTACATTGTGTGCGGTCCTGCAGAGGTCCCTATTGCTGTGAGCGAGTCTGGCCCGATTACCTCTGTAGGCGAACGACTTCGAGAGGAGCGGGAACGCTTGGGCTTGAGCCAAGAGGATTTGGCAAGTACCGGCGGCGTGGGTAGAAACACTCAAGGAGGCTATGAAAGGGGAGTGCGCAATCCCGACACTGCCTATCTTGTGGCCGTAGCGACGCTGGGCGTTGATGTTGCCTTTGTGCTTACGGGTTTTAGGCCCGTATCTGGTTTGCTGCCCGAAGAGGCAAAAGTCATTGATCAATACCGCCGGATCACCGACTTTGATCGACAAGCAATCAGCCGGTTTCTCAAAGCTATGGCTGACGATGCTGATGCCCGCGGCAAATAA